aatattttacaaattttattaaaacgaaagcattataagaggggttttaacataaaatttctatgacatgtatctaacatttatcttttaagaactacaagtctttctatccatggatcgctttaacagaatgttaataatgttaatgccatcttgttgatttattgttataataaacaaatacagtccttatgtaccgtatgttgaatgtatatatccatcttgtgtcttatcttttcattccaacaaaaatttacagaaaaatatggcatattttatagatggtttgaattgcgattaattaattacaattaattgcgattaattaatttttaagctgtaattaactcgattaaaaatttcaatcgtttgacagccctgaaattttttttagcattttatagcatttaagctagcagacttttgatatgtaagtcagccaattgttcttttgttgtactttagatcctcatttaattttttttatttttttttataccgtttgaagctcagctcaggtattttaattttttatgttccttaactgataactcgattattcgaactaactagttcatcgattaatgaaatactaaaataatcgatagctggagCCCTAGCTGGTACGTTAACAACACTCTTCACTGTAGGGTGCAAGCCCGTCGACGGGGGGGAGAGGGGGCAACCGGGTATGCTGTCCCTTGCCTCAAGACCATAGGGTaggggatgtggagggggcaggcacaggatggttaggtatactgttttgttgcttagcaggcagtcatagcactctcagttgtattgtattgtagcctagatggaaattgtttgtttatattgtgtcacatgacattacggtctgttaaattcaagtgtccatctcaaataatttgccggtggcaggggtggggtgggggctccctaaaatggtctcttgtccccgggcccctgcaagtctgttgacagccctggtagTGTGTCTCATTGGAAAGATTTATTTCTTTTCTCTTTACAGGTAGTTAAAGTTAGCTATATAGAAGCAGGTTACACTAAATACCACAAACGTCTACCCTCCAAAACCATTTTAGCTCAGAAAAATGAGCCAAAGCTGTACTTTAGCTCGCTAGTTCATCTCTATAAAGACATTCCTTTCTCAGGCTCTTTTAATAGAGGGCAATTACACATTCTAAATCTCAATTTAAGGCAAAATTGCCAGCCGCAAACCCGGTATTAATCCAATGTGGCTTGTCCAGCCCGAACAGGAGTCGCGGCGCAGCGCTGTGAAAGTGGTTGAGTCCGAGCCACGCCGTCGGCGTCGTTAATGGATGCCAGCGCGCAGCTTAAAATGAGGACTTATTAAAGTGCTCGTCGGCTTTCTAGTTTGACATTTCAAAGTTTCGAGTCTCGCTTTTAAATTGCCGCTTCTGCAAATGTCACTTGTCGGCCGCCCGGAATTGTTGACGATATGAGCAGAATTTATTGTTTGAACTGGAGAGACATTGTGAAGTATGAATGGATGTGGACTCTGTGCTAGAGTATGTCGCTAACAATGCCATTTTGTCTTTGCTCCCCTGCAGCTACATCAGATGGGACACGTCAAGGTCTGGACAGCATGAGGGGGGGAGTTTGTGCCACGCAGGGCATGAAGGTGGTCCTGAAAGTGGGGCAGAGTAAGTCCTTATGCATGCTATTTTCACTCTTTGTTTGTATGTCACAGTTAGGagggggaacctcttggtaactcacgatacgatttgcgatacaaagctcacgataacgattatctgacgatatggcgatacaacgattatcgatgcattgatcaggaaatcaatctaggatattctacaaacaactaattaacagaaaaacaagcttctagtgtgaattggaattagtttatcactagtagacgtccaattcatttgaactgggagggcggcAGTTTGTAAATTTAAGTTTTTACATTGCGTGGCCCTAATTTTTCTACTACTTGCGCCCTTAGATTTTCTACTCCTCTTCTCTTACTCTGCGCTCTTCGCCCGCCTTTAATTTCTTTGTCCAAGTCCTCCATCTGCTCTCTGCTCTTTCCTCTCCATCTTATCACTCGTGCTGCCGAAAGGTCACGACCGTGTTGTTTGTCGTCTCTCGACAACACACGCACGGGCGGTGTTAGCGCGTGCTCACGTTGACTTATTTCATTGCACATCTATCTCGCCCGCTCGCTGTCACACTCGCTTGCAGCTCACTATTGATCCGGGCAGGTGCCTCCACACGTAGCGTTCGTTTTTCAGAGTGTGTACATGTCAGTTTATATCTCGTAAACTAGAGTTCATGGGAGCAGCTGAAAAAAGTCAAGGGCataagagaaaaaaatccaTCACCATTTTTTATCGCAATAGCAGTTTGCTGGTGTATATGTACATGTACATGTACATTTAttttcagcagggccgagaagtggaattttttttttttttttggtatgtggcaaaatatattttggcatgtggcatttttttcgtatgtggcaaaatggattttggcatgtgccatttttttgccatgtaattttttttcgatATGTGACAAAATGTATATTGGCATgcggcttttttttcttcttttttttattcatgtggcacttttttttgccatgtggcaaaatgacattttttggggtgtgtggcaaaattgattttgcaatgtggcattttttggagcatatggcaaaatgtattttggtttgaggcatttttttccatgtggcatttttttgggatgtggcaaaatggagtttggcatgtgacattttttttgggtgttgcaaaattgattttgcaatgtggcatttttggggcatgtggcaaattggattttggtttgtgtaatttttttggtatgtgtcaaaatggattttggtatgtggcattttctatgccgtgtagcagttttttttaaatgtggcaaaatggattttggcatgcgcttttttttttttgccatgtggcttatttatttatttattttggtatttggcaaaatgaaGTTTGgcacgtgacattttttttgggtgtgtggcaaaatggattttggcatgcggcatttttttgccgtgtggatttttgggggaatgtggcaaaatggattttggcatgtgggattttttggcCGTGTTGCAAAAGGGATTTTGGCATggtgcattttttgttttcatgtggcatatttttggtatgtggcaaaatagactttggcatgtgacttttttttaattttgggtgtgtggcaaaattgattttgcaatgtggcattttttggggcatatggcaaaatgtattttgctttgtggcattttttttgtttggtatgtgtcaaaatgtattttggcatgtggcattttttttgccctgtggcattttttggttgtggcaaaatgtattttggcatgcggcatttttttttatgtgtggcaaaattgattttgcaatgtgacatttttggggcatatggcaaaatggattttggtttgtggaatttttttgggatgtgtcaaaatggattttggtatttttatgccatgtggccggtttttttaaatgtggcaaaatggattttggcatgcgtttttttatttatttattttttttgccatgtggcattttttgggcatttggcaaaatggattttggcatgtggtgtttttttgccatgtggcaaaatgtgatgatcactcaggacATACCTATTCTCGTTACGTTCCAGTCTCCCaatccacgtttttagctcgttattgtcAGGATAAAATTGtccgttgacaaaatattttcgtcatgGTCATTTTTGACGTAAACAAAACTGTTGCTTTGCACTGAATGTCTGTGTTGTGTGTTGATTTATCACACCTTTACACACAAGCAAAATTGTTGATAGCCTCCAGACAACAGATTTATGATTTCAGTTCAATCATACATAGTGTCGCCATGATATATTCATGTACTTGTTTGGTTAGGCATGCACGTACACTCTAATCACCATGATAATGACGGCCTGGGAGGCAGATGGGTTGATTTAGTGAGCGCGGATTACTGCAGAGCTTTCAAACGACCTCTTCACCTAACACAATAAATAGAGGAAATAATttgatgttaaaaaaatatacatttgaatgttatgttgttgtttttcttaggAAATAATTTGACCCTTTATGACAAAAATATCAATGTATACATAACTAGTAGTAaaatgtaatgaagtaaaagtacttcggtactgtacttaagtacattttcttgtaactgtactttacttgagtacaagtatatataatattttgtttgcttttctcattgtgaattgatagcttcgttttcatgcctctggCACAATTGATGAGCCCcatgcaactataccgtaactgAACACTaaaggcagcaacacgagtacaagcaagattaggcaggtgaacaagatactgtattgaccaataaaaaccaccgcacacttgtacagtaggtggctgtatgcacctgatagttgcttgcgaatgctagcgtatttaaacataactccacaaactgtagctgtaaacttaattacaaatggatacacatatattagctgaaacaacttacacccTTATGTCGGCCAGAgcacagctgtcctttatccatgtcagatgagTCTGCCCTCATTTAGACAAGaaaacagtccagccagacccaacgttgCCACCACTCcttaaagggaaagacaacacACTTATCAAGTCCAGCTCAATCTTGTTTAAGAACTTGAAAAAAACTGAATTTGTATTTTCCAAATagaaaaccatcaataaaaaacAGTACTTCCAGAGGCAAAGTCTTTATCAGATGCGTAATAAATTAGCATTTTGCATACTTAACCCTACATAGGCCACTCATTAAGCTCATTGGCTTgcgggtcaaaatggattggatgtctagcgtcgCCACCGGCATGGCAAAATAAGCATTCAATCTTGCCAGTTTATGTGAAATACTTTGAGCAAACGTTTTTTACATGAAAGGTCATTTATACTAGgtgttgtctttccctttaaagGTCCATACGGGCTACCTCCCAAGAAAGAACCAGCGGGGCGCTCCACCAACAGGAACTCAGGTAAGCACCACGCCAAATTCAGGGAGACCAATAGGACCAGGGTCTGGTTCAGCGGTGGGGTCAATCCCTCCAGACTCTAtgccgagcgaactggagtatataaaaaaatgcataaggGCAAAGCACGTACGAGAACTGCTTGGTACTTCAAGTcacacagaatttggaaaaatggAGTTTGgcacgtgacatttttttgggtgtgtgacaaaatggattttggcatgcggcatttttttgccatgtgatttttttttttttttggtgtgtggcaaaatggattttggcatgcgtttttttttgtgtggttttttttttgtcatgtggcattttttttgccatgtggcaaaatagattttggcatgtgatatttattttattttttattttttggagcatttggcaaaatgtattttggtttgtgggattttcttgGTGTGTgtcaaaatttattttggcatgtggcattttttttgccatgttgcaaaatggattttggcatgtggcatttttttttcaatgtggcatatttttggtatgtggcaaaatagactttggcatgtgacatttttttggggtgtgagcaaaattgattttgcaatgtggcattttttggggcatatggcaaaatgtattttgctttgtggcatttttttttttttttttggtatgtgtcaaaatgtattttggcatgtggcattttttttgctctgtggaatttttttctatgtggctaaatgtattttggcatgtggcatttattttggtgtgtggcaaaatagattttgcaatgtggcattttttggggcatgtggcaaaatggattttggcatgcggcattttttttgccgtgtggattttttttgggcatgtggcaaaatggattttggcatgtgccatttttttgccatgtgatttttttttttttttttggtgtgtggcaaaaaggatttttggcatgcatcttttttttttttttgtcatgtggcattttttttgccatgtggcaaaaatagaatttggcatgtgatattttttgggggagaatatggcaaaatgtattttgctttGTGGGATTTTCTTGGTGTGTgtcaaaatttattttggcacgtggcattttttttgctgtgttgaaaaatggattttggtttgtggaatttttttagtatgtgtcaaaatggattttggtatttttatgccatgtggccatttttttaaatgtggcaCGTACGAGAACCGCTTGGTACTTCAAGTCACACAGGCGCACAACCGCTCtcactttcatgactttttgaactgttaaattgtcgccacttccatgagagcgagactcacgaaACGGCCGCCCAAGAGGCTCCGCCTGCCTAGGCCACTGTCAAGGCCAAATTACACCAGATGGATGTAAAGTGTGGATCCGCCAAGCTCTGTGTTGACTGCATGCTCAGCACTACATCAAAAATAGGACAAAAAAGGGACACAAGTCGACAAATGTTGAgtagtcttaagacaaatgtttatttttttgggattcctggatagttaagagaataTAAACACGTTCGTATTTATTTTGTACGTTAATTTgattgaagttatgttcaaatattgcaatttaaatttgcaacaacaacaaaaaaatctagacatttattctggaggttttcaaaatgttttagtagtttttgaatacAATGGTTTAAATGGAATGGTGTATCacatgaaccaatacacatgaaagtaagtataagtcaatacagatttattttgcattgattctatcaatcaatcaatcctatcaattaattaggctaatatttgtgagaaatgtagccccgagtgttaataggtaacactttatttgacagcggcgtcataagaccttcataattatgacattacactatCAGGGgctttactgaatgcttatgacagatgtcattaagtctcatccagcaaattatgtcactaaatccatttatgtccagctcggatcttttacatccattcaaaaatgagatcatttaaaacactaaatgacatctgttatatgcattcattaattctcatgacagtgtcatgtcataatcatgattgtctaatgacagtgttatggcgccactttcaaataaagtgttaccaaatacaataactagcattgaatgaaacaactggaacagtaaccgaagaaataattagcacaaacatgaattttgattgtaatttacatccgTACCACTgctatgcatgctaggaggcatattggacaacaacagtgttgacagcaggtggcagcagaggttgactttctccctcaagggagcagtgatggccaattgaagcttcttgaagcaatgaagctttgcagccaataggttcaaagcttcgtggtggttcatttagtcaTATGACCGTTGTATGATgccgatgtcaaataaagtagggttgttccgatcatgttttttttttgctcccgatcgttttagtttatctgccgatcccgatatttcccgatccgattgctttttttttgctcccgattcaattccaatcattcccccgataatttttcccgatcatatacattttggcaatgcattaagaaaaaaatgaataaaattcagatgaatacatacattcaatgtacagtacataagtactgtatgtgtttattatgacgataaattctcaagatggcatttacattattaacattctttctgtgagattgatccacggatagaaagacttgtaattcttaatggataaatgtgactttgtatattgtgactaaatattgccatctagtgtatttgttgagccttcagtaaatgatactgtagccattcccAAAtggatgatgggaagtgcaaccatgactgtgcgtagtcttctctgtgttgggaaataacagggtgttaagaaaaagatcaaatacTACCTTGCttacccacattgcttcccacgctaTTTCTAAtcattgagagagggattgtaaggctttagcctattaaaaaaaggctccaaaggctgccaaaattcactcattttacgctgccttttagctctctatataggtaaaacggctccattacagattgagcacgacaatgcgtgagtgggtcgtgcagcacatgcattaattgcgttaaatattttaacatgatacatttttttaaaaattaattaccgccattatcaggataaatttgataaccctaccttaagcctaaactaaagactcttattatggcatattttagagatggtttgaattgcgaataatggcgattaaatattttataagctgtgattaactcgattaaaaattttaaaagtttgacagccctagtttaaattttaatcgtttgacagccctagtttaaagtttaaactagggctgtcaaacgattaaaattgtcaatcgagttaattacagcttaaaaattaatcgtaattaatcgcaattcaaaccatctataaaatatgccatatttttctgtaaattatatatatattctgtaaaataaattgttggaatggaaagataagacacaagatggatatataaattcaacatacggtacataaggactgtagtgggcatttcactttattgtcatttaaatctgtctatgctgtcctcactccgaagcgtctactttttccaaagctagacagctattgaacgacgccttaagacttcttcctttttcatctgatttattaataaaatggcctcaaaccactgtcctctttagaccgtagtgaaactacaaaaaaaagtacacaagcattgcattagcaacaacgttagcttagcacgctatacaggttcactaaacataaacaaaaagcgtctcatacaaaaaatataacatttcgcttactaacataatatgtacattctgtacaacaaccatacttacggacaaatcttgtccaaggatcatataagcacaacattacaacgtaggcgtcagcccgagacgtcgtgcagccatattgaactggcaagaaagcaataaaccatgtcgcaaagcgaccacaagagttcgctgttagacagcacaaaaagcctagctgtaaaacttaccaaaaggcagaatactgtctgagcgggacatgtgcgttaattgcgtcaaatattttaacgtgattaattaaaaaaattaattaccgcgcgttaacgcgataaatttgacagccctagtttaaacatattttttgatAGCACTCTTTGGTAAAGAAAGCTATCAAAATAAGAGCTCTGGACTGGACCACTTTTCAACACCATGACATTGAGGTACCAGCAAAGCCACAGAGTATAACACAGCCCGACGACAGTGTTGACTTAGCGCTACCACCGGACCACGTGACAAGAACCGCTTGGCTGTAGGCCTTGGCCGCACAGAGTGAAGACAACCCTTCTCTGGCCGTCTGTCCCGCCCTTCCAAGCCACTTTCATCTCTGGATGTGGCAGGTGAACGCGCGTCAATAAGCGGCCAAACACGCGAGTTGCAACGCCGACTCGCTTAAGGTCACGACTGCACGTCCCCGCCAGATAAAGCGCCGGTGATTGGGGGAACGTTATTCCTGGCACGCGTTCCCATTTTTCTTCTCTCGCATCCTCTCCCGGTCTGGGCTTTATTGGAGCAGTAATGACCTACCTTGCTCtgatctcacacacacacacacacactcgcgAGTGTGCGCCCCGTTGTGCCGGACTGAGGGCGAGCAAAGCGCTAATGCCCGCCTCTGCCGGCTTTCTTCCTCTCTCCATTAACTGACATCCCTCATTCTCCATCTCCATTATGACTGTCACCTTTCACTGGCTCTCTGCATTATAAACCCTCTTCCGTCACCTCTACACCTATTttcctttctcttttttttatttttgatccATCCAGCACTCGCTCAGAGCTCTTTGTGTGCGGATCACAGTGAGGGAATAATGCCGGTTTCAAAGGGTTCTGATATTAAAGGTCAAAGCGGGAACATAATTAAAAGCGTGGCCTTATATTCAGTACAAAGAATGAAGCCTGATTAAAATCATGTCGAACTGAACCATGTGTGTCCTTAAAAAAGTGCTCATTGTGctttgttttttacttattcTCGTCTCACTCCAACTCATTCGCCTCAcacttctgtctgctccatcacCCCCTGATGGACCCCCTCCACCCCCGCCAGCGTCTTGCTCTCCCATCCAAGCTGCAGCATCTAATGACAGTAATAACTCTCTCAAATGTTGCCTCTGGTCTCGCCCTGGCTCCTCGCCTCAGTCTTCTTCCTCCCTCTTCCGTCTTTTActatcagtcttttttttttttgtcctttgcCCAGTGTAGCTATTAGCCATCCACTGCCCGCCCGCGGCACTTAGCTCAGAGGGGCCGAAGAGGGGGGAAGGATGAAGAGAAAACTATGGAATTAAATAGAGAGATCCGCAGATGTCACCGCTGCACATCCTCCATCTGTCCTCCCCTAAACCCCCTCTTCCctcgttgttttttttcctctcgtcTACAAGCCTAGTGCTTAgagcgctttcacactagcactgctggccaaaagtattggcacccctgcaattctgtcagataatgctcaatttctcccaaatgaagcttcttgaagcaatgaaactttgcagccaattggttcaaagcttcatggtggtttatttgaaaaaaaaaaaaaaaaatgccgcatggcaaaatcaattttaccatatggcaaaaaaatatatcacatggcaaaaaaatgccacatggtaaaaatccattttaccacatggcaaaaaaattccacatggcaaaaaaaatgccacatggcaaaatccattttacctcatggccaaaaatgccaaatggcaaaatacattttgccacatggcaaaaaaatgccacatggcaaattcagTTTTgccgaatggcaaaaaaaaaaaaaaaatcacatggcaaaaaaaaatgccacatggcaaaatccatttgacctcatagcaaaaaaatgccacatagcaaaatccattttacctcatggcaaaaaaaaaaaaattccacatggcaaaatcaattttactacatggcaagaaaaaaatgccacatggcaaaatccatttttaccacatggcaaaatccattttaccagatggccaaaaaaatatataccacatggcaaaaaaatgccacatggtaaaatccattttaccacatggcaaaaaaatgccacatggcaaaaaaaaaaaaaaaaatgccacatggctaaatccattttacctcatggcaaaaaaaatcccacatggcaaaatacattttgccacatggcaaaaaatgccacatggtaaaattcattttgccacatggcaaaaaaaagccacatggcaaattaaattttgctgaatggcaaaaaaaaaagccacatgtcaaaaaatgccacgtggcaaaaatcaattttaccagatggtaaaaaaaatcacatggcaaaaaaaatgccacatggccaaaaatgccgcatggcaaaaaaatgccacatggcaaaatccattttacctcatggcaaaaaaaaaattccatatggcaaaatcaattttaccacatggcaagtaaaaaatgctacatggcaaaagatgccacatggcaaaatcaattttgccacatggcaaaaaaaaaaaatcctacatggcaaaattcattttgccacgaggcaaataccacttttggttctcgctgtctctccagtCTTGTgaagccactgtcaaataaagtgttaccggttaaaatattttggtttaaatatcccataatgaaATGAGGACAGCTCCGGCTTATAGCCAGGTGCATCttctctatgaacaaatgtttttttcttgtcaaattaggtgggtggcagcttatagtcaggtgcgccttatagtgcgaaaattacggtatttttttttaaaatttttattttacaataaacttatataatacttttttttctaggTAACTCCACCCATTCCAGAGGGCCCAACACCTTCGGAGGCGCCGACGGCGGCGGTGAAAACGGGCCGCTGCAGTCGTCCAATATCGCCGTGATCGCCGGCGCGGCCGGAGGTTCCGCTTTCCTGCTGCTGGTCACCGCCGTCATCTGCGTGGTGTGCTACCGGCGGCGGCACGCCAAGCACTCGGACACCCACCACCCGCCGCTGTCGCTGTCGTCGCTCACCAGCCCCAAGCGGGGCGGCGGCGCCGGCGGCATGGGCAGCTCCAACAACAACGGCTCCGAGCCCAGCGACATCATCATCCCTCTGAGGACGTCGGACTCCGCCTACTGCCCGCACTACGAGAAAGTCAGCGGCGACTACGGACACCCCGTCTACATTGTGCAGGAAATGCCGCCGCAGAGCCCGGCTAACATCTACTACAAAGTATGAAAACTGGACTCCGCGCCCACAGAACCACTCCAAGCCCTGCCCCGGCCCCTCCCCCTGCGTCTCACCTGCCAAAAAACAACCCTAACCAAACTCCACCGTCGCACTCCCAAGTACGCGTGAGGGTTCGCCGACCCTTCGGAATCCGAGGAGACTCCCAGAATGCACCTGGTAGTGCATGAATGTGGCTTTTGGACCTGAAAAGTATCAAAAAACTATATTTGGAAACGTACATCAATGAAAGCCCAGACTTTGCTGAAGAACTCCCAGTCGCCAAACCTGCCTAGAACCCCCTCGCGTCccctcagccaatcagagaCAGGGCGGGGGTCAACAGCTGACCAGACCCGGGGCTTGAGGCGGTCTCTGAGCAGTCGGGCGGCGCTGACACTCAGACtcttgtatattttaataagatgTGTATGCGTGCGTGTGACATGGGCGTGAATGTGCTCTTTAGAATTGTCTTAAAAAATACCAAAACACAAAATAGTGAGCGGATATCACGAAAAAAATCCAATAAAGTGAGATTTTTCTAAGGCTATCCACACTTATAGATGATATATATGAATATCCAGTAAATAGATGGTTTTTCTTTTATTCGCTATAATTTTCTTCTATTTTACCAGCTAATCGTTAGCCCCCTTTTCTCTTGTTCACAACTTACCGTAGTACAATCCACCTTTGATattcatttacagtggtatgaaaaagtatcatatacttttggaatttctcacatttctgcataaaatcaccatcaaatgtgatctgtgtcaaaatcacacagatgaaaaaacagtgtctgctttaactaaaactacccaaacatttataggttttcatatttttatgaggattgtatgcaaacaatgacagaaggggtaaaaatatgttagtgaaccatcacatttaatattttttggcagcaataacttcaaccaggtgcttcctgtagctgtagaTCTGTCTAGCACAtctatcaggactaatcttggcccaatcttctctacaaaactgctgtacttcactcagattcctgggatgcctggcatgaatcgctgtctttaggtcatgccacagcatctcagaacgtgtattttgttcttctgaaaccattctgaagttgatttacttctttgttttggatcattgtcttgttgcagcatccatcttctttttagcttcaactgtctggcagatggcctcaggttttcctgcaaaacatcctgatcaacttttgaattcattcttccattaatgattggaagttgtccaggccctgtggca
This sequence is a window from Corythoichthys intestinalis isolate RoL2023-P3 chromosome 13, ASM3026506v1, whole genome shotgun sequence. Protein-coding genes within it:
- the efnb3b gene encoding ephrin-B3b, whose product is MARPWSVNGLWVLLLSVLDLLGTTASSMEPIYWNSLNERFRDDKGYVLYPQIGDRLDLICPQLDTARSTPEYEFYKLYLVSSREQADRCEVTGPPNIVLTCDEPMRERRFTIKFQEFSPNLWGHEFKSMHDYYIIATSDGTRQGLDSMRGGVCATQGMKVVLKVGQSPYGLPPKKEPAGRSTNRNSGNSTHSRGPNTFGGADGGGENGPLQSSNIAVIAGAAGGSAFLLLVTAVICVVCYRRRHAKHSDTHHPPLSLSSLTSPKRGGGAGGMGSSNNNGSEPSDIIIPLRTSDSAYCPHYEKVSGDYGHPVYIVQEMPPQSPANIYYKV